In the genome of Diorhabda carinulata isolate Delta chromosome Y, icDioCari1.1, whole genome shotgun sequence, one region contains:
- the LOC130902923 gene encoding uncharacterized protein LOC130902923 translates to MGSKTEEIVPQVSTGNGSLTTDSDRVKAPVVGAGPTDSGGGQSHAKTTGDDKKSGGYGWKENTDPSVRRSSLARTPPARRKGSIGVNTGVVLNEAATETVTKGGSSPTTKIKEPEVFEELPPWMTGWQAMMALLEEQQRILLTLDKAIQTMSNALPKNAPMAIKDSMAKALEYMGGLKYNGGALRKSQEIFKKELSKVNQPTMRTRLMSSESQQRTPQKKRGASETPEGGAFKRGKRRSVAHVTDSALPAGEATADEDWTLVTSKRKKTPHNAKVQAKGPNRRNTAVLIKPTESITYSDVLKALRTTVKQEENATEVKCIRKTADGHVLVELSQGTQGRSTFRERIQEVIGKDLSVRDLVPKTTVEVRDLDSLTTMDEVKDAVIRAVGQTGELRIRISKPNHREIRTATVELDEGAANALLHKGRLLVGCVYCQVKLHTTVARCYKCQGYGHTSKNCNGPDRSALCWRCGKPGHKAANCKDQPECCLCKELGTTADGLRHSTGSYKCKVSRLAHELLPQIVSELQANVVIISEPFRRRENSFWFQNDTNTAALWVPNSNGLKVEQHGKGEDQVWATINDVTYVSVYLSPNVDAQELRQKLQNLEDELRALPNKVIMAGDFNARATEWGMPHTNTRGRLILEMAARLNLLVVNTGSTTTYRRPRWGESIPDITFASEMVAGRVHE, encoded by the exons ATGGGAAGTAAAACGGAAGAAATAGTACCCCAGGTGAGTACCGGCAACGGCAGTCTCACCACCGATTCCGATCGGGTAAAAGCCCCGGTGGTCGGTGCAGGCCCCACGGATTCTGGGGGGGGCCAGTCACATGCGAAAACGACAGGAGATGATAAGAAGTCCGGTGGATACGGCTGGAAGGAGAATACAGACCCTTCGGTGAGGAGATCGTCACTTGCGAGAACTCCACCCGCACGCAGAAAAGGATCCATAGGTGTTAACACTGGTGTCGTCTTAAATGAAGCTGCTACTGAAACAGTAACGAAAGGAGGCTCGTCGCCCACAACGAAGATAAAAGAGCCAGAGGTCTTCGAAGAGTTACCTCCCTGGATGACAGGATGGCAGGCTATGATGGCACTTTTGGAGGAACAGCAAAGAATACTTCTGACTCTGGACAAGGCAATCCAAACAATGAGTAACGCACTACCGAAGAATGCACCGATGGCAATCAAGGATTCCATGGCAAAGGCACTGGAATACATGGGTGGTCTAAAGTACAACGGAGGAGCCTTGAGAAAGTCTCAAGAAATTTTCAAGAAAGAGTTGTCCAAAGTAAACCAGCCGACGATGAGGACTCGACTGATGAGCAGTGAGTCACAGCAACGAACGCCGCAGAAAAAGAGGGGTGCCTCGGAGACTCCTGAAGGCGGTGCCTTTAAGCGAGGAAAGAGGAGAAGTGTTGCGCACGTTACGGACTCGGCGTTACCTGCGGGCGAAGCAACAGCCGACGAAGACTGGACTCTCGTCACAAGCAAAAGAAAGAAGACTCCACATAACGCAAAAGTGCAGGCAAAGGGCCCAAATAGAAGAAATACCGCAGTACTGATCAAGCCAACCGAAAGCATCACATACTCGGATGTGCTAAAAGCCCTCCGGACTACAGTCAAACAAGAAGAGAACGCAACGGAGGTCAAATGTATAAGAAAGACAGCAGATGGGCATGTACTGGTTGAACTGAGCCAAGGTACACAAGGCAGAAGCACGTTCCGAGAGAGAATCCAGGAAGTAATAGGAAAAGATCTCTCTGTTAGAGACCTGGTTCCGAAAACAACCGTTGAAGTCAGAGACCTCGATTCACTCACCACGATGGACGAAGTCAAAGATGCTGTAATTCGAGCAGTGGGGCAGACAGGCGAACTTAGAATACGTATATCCAAACCGAATCATAGAGAAATACGTACAGCCACAGTGGAATTGGACGAGGGAGCCGCTAATGCTCTTCTTCACAAAGGAAGGTTGCTGGTGGGATGTGTATACTGCCAAGTAAAGCTGCACACGACCGTTGCACGGTGTTATAAATGCCAAGGGTATGGTCACACATCCAAAAACTGCAACGGCCCTGACAGAAGTGCTCTATGCTGGAGGTGCGGCAAGCCCGGGCACAAAGCAGCTAACTGTAAGGACCAGCCGGAATGCTGTCTTTGTAAAGAGTTAGGTACGACGGCCGATGGCTTAAGACACTCAACTGGATCCTACAAATGTAAAGT GAGCCGGCTAGCCCACGAACTGCTGCCACAAATAGTATCCGAACTACAAGCCAACGTCGTCATCATCAGCGAACCATTTCGCCGCAGGGAAAACTCCTTCTGGTTCCAGAACGATACCAATACAGCTGCTTTATGGGTACCGAACTCGAACGGACTAAAAGTTGAACAACATGGTAAAGGCGAGGACCAAGTATGGGCAACTATAAATGATGTGACATATGTTAGTGTGTATTTGTCCCCCAACGTCGACGCACAAGAACTCCGTCAAAAACTGCAAAACCTCGAGGACGAACTCAGAGCACTTCCGAACAAGGTCATAATGGCAGGAGATTTCAATGCCCGAGCAACCGAATGGGGAATGCCGCACACCAATACAAGGGGAAGGCTCATACTTGAGATGGCAGCGAGACTCAATCTCCTGGTGGTCAACACAGGATCTACAACCACATACAGAAGGCCCAGGTGGGGTGAATCCATTCCAGACATTACATTTGCATCAGAGATGGTAGCTGGCAGAGTCCACGAATGA